A window of the Citrus sinensis cultivar Valencia sweet orange chromosome 9, DVS_A1.0, whole genome shotgun sequence genome harbors these coding sequences:
- the LOC102630522 gene encoding putative pentatricopeptide repeat-containing protein At5g52630 — MLQVAAEPLPSPSPSPHIPNHKIPQNPLNQSSFELTYREICTLLLSLTYARNLTKGLQLHAHIIKSGLQTIPLVSHHLINFYSKTQRPLFARQVFDEATLKSATTWSSVISSFAQNELPCLALEYFRRMIGERRFPDDHIFPSATKSCAILGDFSAGASIHCLVVKIGYDFDVFVNSSLLDMYAKCGQLKTARKVFDEMPERNVVSWTGMIYGYAQSGETGEALSLFKQALYENLDVNDFTFSSVLNVCGNTTVLELGKQIHGLCVKTSFDSSSFVGSSLISLYSKCGVIEPAYRVFEEVRVRNLGMWNAMLIACAQHSHMNKVFDLFKEMERFGLKPNFISFLCVLYACSHAGLVEKGKYYFELMNKYGVDPAAHHFASLVDLLGRAGKLQEAISVIEKMPIAPTESVWGALLTGCRIHGNTELAAYAADRVFELGIVSPGMNVLLSNAYAAAGRWEDAAKARKMLRDQGVKKETGLSWVEEGNRVHTFVAGDRCHVRTREIYQKLEELGEEMEKAGYVPDTSFVLREVDGDEKNQTIRYHSERLAIAFGMITFPPDRPIRIMKNLRVCGDCHTAIKFMSKCSGRVIIVRDNNRFHRFEDGKCSCGDYW; from the coding sequence ATGCTTCAAGTCGCCGCAGAACCCTTGCCGTCCCCATCACCGTCCCCTCATATCCCAAACCATAAAATCCCACAAAACCCTTTAAACCAATCTAGCTTTGAACTAACTTACAGAGAAATTTGCACCCTCCTCCTCTCTCTAACCTACGCAAGGAACCTCACTAAGGGCCTTCAACTCCATGCCCACATCATCAAATCAGGCCTCCAAACCATCCCTCTCGTCTCTCACCACCTCATCAACTTCTACTCCAAAACTCAACGACCCTTGTTTGCCCGCCAAGTCTTCGATGAAGCCACGTTAAAATCAGCCACAACTTGGAGCTCCGTCATTTCCTCTTTTGCCCAGAATGAGCTTCCTTGTCTTGCCTTAGAGTACTTTCGTCGAATGATTGGTGAGCGCCGTTTTCCTGATGATCATATATTCCCCAGCGCGACTAAGTCTTGCGCGATTTTGGGAGACTTTAGTGCTGGCGCAAGTATACATTGTCTTGTGGTGAAAATTGGGTATGATTTTGATGTGTTTGTAAATAGTTCTTTGCTTGATATGTATGCGAAATGCGGTCAGCTAAAGACTGCGAGGAAAGTTTTTGATGAAATGCCTGAGAGAAATGTGGTTTCTTGGACTGGGATGATTTATGGGTATGCTCAGTCGGGTGAAACTGGGGAGGCTTTGAGCCTGTTTAAGCAAGCTTTGTATGAAAACTTAGATGTGAACGATTTTACTTTCTcaagtgttttaaatgtttgtGGTAACACGACAGTACTTGAATTAGGGAAGCAAATACATGGGTTGTGTGTGAAAACAAGCTTTGACTCATCAAGCTTTGTAGGCAGTTCTCTGATTTCATTGTATTCTAAGTGCGGAGTAATTGAACCGGCTTATCGGGTTTTTGAGGAAGTGCGCGTTAGGAATCTTGGAATGTGGAATGCAATGCTGATTGCCTGCGCCCAGCACTCGCATATGAACAAAGTGTTTGATTTGTTCAAAGAAATGGAAAGGTTTGGGCTGAAACcgaatttcatttcatttttgtgtGTGCTGTATGCTTGTAGTCATGCAGGGTTagttgaaaaaggaaaatattattttgagcTAATGAATAAGTATGGAGTTGATCCAGCAGCTCATCATTTTGCTTCTTTGGTGGACTTGCTAGGTCGAGCGGGGAAATTGCAGGAAGCAATTTCAGTTATTGAGAAAATGCCCATTGCACCTACAGAATCTGTTTGGGGAGCCTTGTTGACAGGTTGCCGAATTCATGGAAACACTGAATTGGCAGCCTATGCTGCAGATAGGGTCTTTGAGTTGGGCATCGTGAGCCCAGGCATGAATGTTTTGTTATCTAATGCTTATGCTGCTGCTGGAAGGTGGGAAGATGCAGCCAAAGCTAGGAAGATGCTTAGGGACCAAGGGGTAAAGAAGGAAACAGGTTTGAGTTGGGTCGAGGAGGGAAATAGAGTTCATACTTTTGTTGCAGGAGATAGGTGCCATGTAAGAACCAGAGAGATTTATCAGAAGTTAGAAGAGTTAGGGGAAGAAATGGAGAAAGCTGGTTATGTTCCTGATACAAGTTTTGTGTTGAGAGAGGTTGATGGCGATGAGAAGAATCAAACAATTAGGTATCATAGTGAGAGACTGGCCATTGCTTTTGGGATGATTACCTTCCCACCTGATAGGCCAATAAGGATTATGAAGAACTTGCGAGTCTGCGGTGATTGTCACACTGCAATTAAGTTTATGTCCAAATGTTCTGGAAGAGTGATAATTGTCAGAGATAACAACCGTTTCCATCGGTTTGAGGATGGCAAATGTTCATGTGGTGACTATTGGTGA